A region of Paralichthys olivaceus isolate ysfri-2021 chromosome 24, ASM2471397v2, whole genome shotgun sequence DNA encodes the following proteins:
- the LOC109640078 gene encoding keratin, type II cytoskeletal 8-like produces MSKPRDYSSQTYSPGSSGPAKSQSTKINPSGKSREKDDMVGLNDKFVKLIDKVKNLEDENKKLDTKLKILKEQEEYEGKVDDIVKQLENELEQQIETLLQDQEKLQAGLIRDQEEVEDTKKRFEDELQKKADVENDFIITKKDVDEGHLEEVTLALELEDLMGKLDFLRVGYDEEIKELESLVQNKTVILPDDSKRSLDMNEIVENVKNQYAMVANRSREEAEQWNQRKMDAMVQTAGQREQEVRDLKREISDMVRHIQRLNSDLEALMRKEESLRKDIDGVHEEGNNNLQKARYDIAQLEEALRRAKQDLAGQIREHQELMNLKLALDIEIATYRKLLEGEEERMHGLVYHTGI; encoded by the exons ATGTCTAAGCCCAGAGATTACAGCAGCCAGACCTACTCCCCCGGGAGCTCAGGACCGGCCAAGAGTCAGTCCACCAAGATCAACCCCTCCGGGAAATCCAGGGAGAAGGACGACATGGTGGGACTCAACGACAAGTTCGTCAAGCTGATTGACAAG GTGAAAAACCTGGAGGACGAGAACAAAAAGCTGGACACGAAGCTGAAGATCCTcaaggagcaggaggagtatGAGGGGAAGGTGGACGACATCGTAAAGCAGCTGGAGAACGAGCTGGAGCAGCAGATCGAGACCTTGCTCCAAGACCAGGAGAAGCTGCAGGCCGGGCTGATCAGGgaccaggaggaggtggaggacacCAAGAAGAG GTTTGAGGACGAGTTGCAGAAGAAAGCTGATGTGGAGAATGATTTCATCATCACCAAAAAG GATGTAGATGAAGGTCACTTGGAGGAAGTAACTCTGGCCCTGGAGCTGGAGGACCTGATGGGAAAGCTGGATTTCCTCAGGGTTGGCTATGATGAG GAGATCAAGGAGCTGGAGTCCCTTGTCCAGAACAAGACGGTGATCTTGCCCGACGACAGCAAGCGGTCTCTGGACATGAACGAGATCGTAGAGAACGTCAAGAATCAGTACGCCATGGTGGCCAACcgcagcagagaggaggccgAGCAATGGAACcagaggaag ATGGACGCCATGGTCCAAACTGCAGGACAACGTGAGCAGGAAGTGCGTGATTTAAAGAGGGAGATCTCAGACATGGTGCGCCACATCCAGAGGCTCAACAGTGACCTGGAGGCTCTCATGAGGAAG GAAGAGTCTCTGAGGAAGGACATCGACGGCGTGCATGAGGAGGGAAACAACAACTTGCAGAAGGCTCGGTATGACATTGCCCAGCTGGAGGAGGCCCTGAGGCGGGCCAAGCAGGACCTGGCCGGGCAGATCCGTGAGCACCAGGAGCTGATGAACCTGAAGCTGGCGTTGGACATCGAGATCGCCACGTACCGCAAGCTGCTGGAGGGCGAGGAAGAGAG AATGCATGGCCTGGTGTACCACACAG GTatctaa
- the LOC109640081 gene encoding keratin, type I cytoskeletal 18-like isoform X2 — MPSNTAASMFGGAGGRGSRASVASLQGLRNVLRNEPEKDSPRPAPAAPAAPAAPAAPAAPADDKHTLRGLNDRLSGYLHRVKNLREENENLEKQIDEILAKRKTPVGRDWDETEKPLDKLKDKIKDIAMDNAKLLLQIDNTKLANEDFKNKEEDEKKGRKELENDLEDLKKTAEDTRLNCGQTKKEIELVKEELERLKREHKDDVNALCEKVKGSEVIVEIDSQNSKLADNLNKIRNQYDKLVKKNLKETEEWYQSKFENIKVEEAQNVEVLYSGKSEHKDLLKQQKVLEIKIQSLQSTIRNLEETQRSTETEYGQRLVPLNAGILNLSAELEKVKSQVEHQVEINKNLLCVKMKLESEINNYQQLILGMTSDTEWTAKA; from the exons ATGCCTTCAAACACAGCCGCCAGCATGTTCGGTGGAGCCGGGGGAAGGGGCTCCAGGGCGTCCGTGGCGAGCCTGCAGGGTCTGCGCAACGTCCTGCGCAACGAGCCGGAGAAAGACTCCCCGCGCCCTGCGCCCGCCGCTCCGGCCgcacctgcagctccagctgctCCCGCAGCCCCCGCAGATGACAAGCACACTCTGCGGGGTCTCAATGATCGACTGTCCGGCTACCTGCACAGGGTGAAGAATCTGAGGGAGGAGAACGAAAACCTGGAGAAGCAGATCGATGAGATTTTGGCCAAGAGGAAGACACCTGTGGGTCGAGACTGGGATGAGACAGAGAAACCCCTGGATAAGCTCAAGGACAAG ATCAAAGACATCGCCATGGACAATGccaagctgctgcttcagattGACAACACCAAACTGGCCAATGAGGACTTCAAGAACAA GGAGGAAGATGAGAAAAAGGGCCGCAAGGAACTGGAAAACGACTTGGAGGATTTGAAGAAGACCGCTGAGGACACCAGGCTGAACTGCGGGCAGACGAAGAAGGAGATTGAGCTGgtgaaggaggagctggagcgcCTCAAGCGAGAACACAAAGat GATGTGAATGCCCTGTGTGAGAAGGTCAAGGGTTCTGAGGTTATTGTGGAGATTGACTCCCAGAATTCCAAACTGGCCGATAATCTCAACAAGATCCGCAACCAGTACGATAAACTGGTCAAGAAGAACCTAAAGGAGACTGAGGAGTGGTACCAGAGCAAG tttGAAAACATCAAGGTGGAGGAGGCCCAAAATGTGGAGGTCCTTTATTCTGGAAAATCCGAGCACAAGGATCTGCTTAAACAGCAAAAAGTTCTGGAAATTAAGATCCAGAGTTTGCAGAGCACG ATCCGAAACCTGGAGGAAACCCAGAGGAGCACCGAGACGGAGTACGGTCAACGCCTGGTCCCTCTCAACGCGGGGATACTGAACCTGTCGGCGGAGTTGGAGAAGGTGAAGTCGCAGGTGGAGCACCAGGTGGAAATCAACAAGAACCTGCTGTGCGTCAAGATGAAGCTGGAGTCAGAAATCAACAACTACCAGCAACTGATCCTCGGGATGACCTCTGACACTGAGTG GACGGCAAAAGCCTGA
- the LOC109640081 gene encoding keratin, type I cytoskeletal 18-like isoform X1 has protein sequence MPSNTAASMFGGAGGRGSRASVASLQGLRNVLRNEPEKDSPRPAPAAPAAPAAPAAPAAPADDKHTLRGLNDRLSGYLHRVKNLREENENLEKQIDEILAKRKTPVGRDWDETEKPLDKLKDKIKDIAMDNAKLLLQIDNTKLANEDFKNKEEDEKKGRKELENDLEDLKKTAEDTRLNCGQTKKEIELVKEELERLKREHKDDVNALCEKVKGSEVIVEIDSQNSKLADNLNKIRNQYDKLVKKNLKETEEWYQSKFENIKVEEAQNVEVLYSGKSEHKDLLKQQKVLEIKIQSLQSTIRNLEETQRSTETEYGQRLVPLNAGILNLSAELEKVKSQVEHQVEINKNLLCVKMKLESEINNYQQLILGMTSDTECLEFSLEDGVRSGRQKPDNKVQKKQQEVKEKAAVKKENNPSNKSTPPAEGDPIKAEKVAANNAEAQNAPNGKTEKKKTKTKTKKGSSSSSSSSSSSSSSSSSSSSSSSSDSEKEDDKPKTEGEVANA, from the exons ATGCCTTCAAACACAGCCGCCAGCATGTTCGGTGGAGCCGGGGGAAGGGGCTCCAGGGCGTCCGTGGCGAGCCTGCAGGGTCTGCGCAACGTCCTGCGCAACGAGCCGGAGAAAGACTCCCCGCGCCCTGCGCCCGCCGCTCCGGCCgcacctgcagctccagctgctCCCGCAGCCCCCGCAGATGACAAGCACACTCTGCGGGGTCTCAATGATCGACTGTCCGGCTACCTGCACAGGGTGAAGAATCTGAGGGAGGAGAACGAAAACCTGGAGAAGCAGATCGATGAGATTTTGGCCAAGAGGAAGACACCTGTGGGTCGAGACTGGGATGAGACAGAGAAACCCCTGGATAAGCTCAAGGACAAG ATCAAAGACATCGCCATGGACAATGccaagctgctgcttcagattGACAACACCAAACTGGCCAATGAGGACTTCAAGAACAA GGAGGAAGATGAGAAAAAGGGCCGCAAGGAACTGGAAAACGACTTGGAGGATTTGAAGAAGACCGCTGAGGACACCAGGCTGAACTGCGGGCAGACGAAGAAGGAGATTGAGCTGgtgaaggaggagctggagcgcCTCAAGCGAGAACACAAAGat GATGTGAATGCCCTGTGTGAGAAGGTCAAGGGTTCTGAGGTTATTGTGGAGATTGACTCCCAGAATTCCAAACTGGCCGATAATCTCAACAAGATCCGCAACCAGTACGATAAACTGGTCAAGAAGAACCTAAAGGAGACTGAGGAGTGGTACCAGAGCAAG tttGAAAACATCAAGGTGGAGGAGGCCCAAAATGTGGAGGTCCTTTATTCTGGAAAATCCGAGCACAAGGATCTGCTTAAACAGCAAAAAGTTCTGGAAATTAAGATCCAGAGTTTGCAGAGCACG ATCCGAAACCTGGAGGAAACCCAGAGGAGCACCGAGACGGAGTACGGTCAACGCCTGGTCCCTCTCAACGCGGGGATACTGAACCTGTCGGCGGAGTTGGAGAAGGTGAAGTCGCAGGTGGAGCACCAGGTGGAAATCAACAAGAACCTGCTGTGCGTCAAGATGAAGCTGGAGTCAGAAATCAACAACTACCAGCAACTGATCCTCGGGATGACCTCTGACACTGAGTG CTTGGAGTTCTCTTTAGAGGACGGAGTTCGCAGCG GACGGCAAAAGCCTGACAACAAGGtgcagaagaagcagcaggaagtgaaagagaaagctgctgtgaagaaagaaaacaaccccTCAAACAAATCCACCCCTCCTGCTGAAGGAGACCCCATCAAGGCCGAGAAGGTCGCTGCCAATAACGCAGAGGCTCAAAATGCACCAAATGGCAAAAccgaaaaaaagaaaaccaagacCAAAACTAAGAAGggttcatcctcttcctcctcatcatcttcctcctcctcctcatcttcttcctcctcatcttcttcctcctcctccgatTCCGAGAAGGAAGATGATAAGCCCAAGACGGAGGGTGAAGTCGCCAACGCTTGA
- the gpbar1 gene encoding G-protein coupled bile acid receptor 1, translated as MDDNDSFTSLSGEQLIYAITLPLSTSIILANLVIILGIAWNRQLHNTPNYFFLSLLVADMCTGVALPFIPLMGLNRELSFSSCLVAHVFPNFLFLAFLFNLVMVHYERYICIVDPLHYNNLWMHRSFPLALLVVWLPPLLYACLPAFGWNNWTGPDWDSCCCASSQNLTLLSNCSTNATTCCSYRRVFPNAFIYLEVYGLVLPAILTIAAMTGRVLWITRGQLKDICRLHRSVDRGSQASDQEQRLNLRYTRCVVAVSLTFLACWVPYLIYMHVCIAALLSDTKWSSTAHIVLSCTGIGSMAVVPLVLGLANKQYTEPAYKLLQKLRDRWRNSQVSEEVAV; from the coding sequence ATGGACGACAACGACTCCTTCACCAGCCTCTCCGGGGAGCAGCTTATCTATGCCATCACCTTGCCACTGTCGACCTCCATCATCCTGGCCAACCTCGTCATCATCCTGGGCATCGCCTGGAACCGCCAGCTCCACAACACGCCCAACTACTTCTTCCTCAGCCTGCTGGTGGCGGACATGTGCACGGGCGTAGCGCTGCCTTTCATACCGCTCATGGGCCTGAACCGGGAGTTGAGCTTCAGTTCCTGCTTGGTGGCCCACGTATTTCCAAACTTCCTCTTCTTGGCGTTCCTCTTCAACCTGGTAATGGTGCATTACGAGCGCTACATTTGCATTGTCGACCCCCTGCATTATAATAACTTGTGGATGCATCGCAGCTTTCCTCTGGCGTTGCTCGTGGTGTGGTTGCCTCCGCTTCTGTACGCATGTCTACCTGCTTTTGGGTGGAACAACTGGACAGGACCAGATTGGGACAGCTGTTGTTGTGCAAGTAGCCAAAATCTGACTCTACTTTCAAACTGTTCAACAAATGCAACCACCTGCTGCTCGTACCGGCGAGTATTCCCCAACGCTTTCATATACTTAGAGGTGTATGGACTCGTCCTGCCTGCTATTCTTACAATCGCTGCCATGACTGGCCGTGTCCTGTGGATCACCCGAGGCCAGCTGAAGGACATATGCCGCCTTCATCGCTCGGTGGATCGGGGCAGTCAGGCCTCGGACCAGGAGCAGAGGCTGAACCTGCGGTACACTCGCTGCGTGGTGGCCGTGTCGCTGACGTTCCTCGCGTGCTGGGTTCCCTACCTCATCTACATGCACGTCTGCATCGCCGCCTTGCTCAGCGACACCAAGTGGAGCTCCACCGCTCACATCGTGCTGTCCTGCACTGGTATCGGAAGCATGGCGGTGGTGCCGCTGGTGCTCGGCCTGGCCAACAAGCAGTACACGGAGCCGGCGTACAAACTTCTCCAGAAACTCAGAGACAGGTGGAGAAATTCACAGGTGTCAGAGGAAGTGGCAGTCTAA